The proteins below are encoded in one region of Nonomuraea helvata:
- a CDS encoding alpha-L-fucosidase, which yields MTGTHRESLPGWAKEASLGIFIHWGPYAVPAWAEPEHVAGEPEPEGGWFKHSSYAEWYANTIRIEGSPAAAHHAEVYGSAPYEDFLDRWKAEAYDPAAWARLFRALGAHYVVPVTKHHDGVTLWDAPGSEGFNTVDRGPKRDLLGPLAEAVRAEGMRFGVYYSGGLDWSITDNPPIVEADDIWRFRPNDAAYAAYATAHVRDLIDRYAPSVLWNDIEWPEAGKEDGSLVDLIAYYRDAVPDGIVNDRWGADVWDYRTSEYSMHADHETGTGWEHNRGLGSSFGYNRVEDESLTLSPRELAKHYADVVSRGGRLLLNVGPDASGRIPDVQLRTLEGAAAWMTGVKPYTTDRRFPGDAEVTVSGEADNWYRTWASGDKLVVIADRPEAVRVTAPGYETVAIALPE from the coding sequence ATGACCGGAACCCACCGCGAGAGCCTGCCCGGATGGGCGAAGGAGGCGAGCCTGGGCATTTTCATCCACTGGGGACCGTACGCGGTTCCCGCCTGGGCCGAGCCGGAACATGTGGCAGGCGAGCCCGAGCCCGAAGGCGGGTGGTTCAAGCACTCCTCCTATGCCGAGTGGTACGCGAACACGATCCGCATCGAAGGGTCGCCGGCGGCGGCGCACCATGCAGAGGTCTACGGGTCGGCGCCTTACGAGGACTTCCTCGACCGGTGGAAGGCCGAAGCTTACGACCCCGCCGCATGGGCGCGGCTGTTCCGGGCACTCGGGGCGCACTACGTCGTGCCCGTCACGAAGCACCACGACGGGGTGACACTGTGGGACGCCCCCGGCAGCGAAGGCTTCAACACCGTCGACCGCGGCCCGAAGCGCGACCTGCTCGGCCCGCTCGCGGAGGCCGTACGTGCGGAGGGTATGCGCTTCGGCGTCTACTACTCCGGCGGCCTCGACTGGTCGATCACCGACAACCCGCCGATCGTGGAGGCCGACGACATCTGGCGATTCCGCCCCAACGACGCAGCCTACGCCGCCTACGCCACCGCGCACGTCCGGGACCTGATCGACCGCTACGCGCCCTCCGTGCTCTGGAACGACATCGAATGGCCCGAGGCGGGCAAGGAAGACGGCTCGCTCGTCGACCTGATCGCCTACTACCGCGACGCGGTCCCCGACGGGATCGTGAACGACCGATGGGGCGCCGACGTCTGGGACTACCGCACGAGCGAGTACTCGATGCACGCCGACCACGAGACCGGCACCGGCTGGGAGCATAACCGCGGACTCGGATCCTCCTTCGGCTACAACCGTGTCGAGGACGAATCGCTCACCCTCAGCCCCCGCGAGCTGGCGAAGCACTACGCGGACGTGGTCTCCCGTGGTGGCCGGCTGCTGCTCAACGTCGGACCCGATGCCTCCGGCCGCATCCCCGACGTCCAGCTCCGCACTCTCGAAGGCGCGGCCGCATGGATGACCGGGGTGAAGCCGTACACCACCGACCGGCGGTTCCCGGGTGACGCTGAAGTCACCGTGTCCGGCGAGGCCGACAACTGGTACCGGACCTGGGCGAGCGGCGACAAGCTCGTCGTGATCGCCGACCGGCCCGAAGCCGTCCGCGTCACGGCGCCAGGCTACGAGACCGTGGCCATCGCCCTGCCCGAATAG